A stretch of DNA from Pogoniulus pusillus isolate bPogPus1 chromosome 8, bPogPus1.pri, whole genome shotgun sequence:
TTTCAGACAGGTAACATCTGTAGCTCCTTAGTCAAGCATGGTGCTTGGCTACCATGGGTTCAGGTTGCATAGGAGAGATAAAATGCCTTGTTTGGTAACACGCTGCTCATCAGCGACCAGAAAAACAAAGGTCTGTCTTGAGTCCGAGCTTTACCCTCTCATCCATCAGGCCACACTACTTCCTAATCCAAAAACAGGAGCACCAAAGTCTAGTCATCTCttcccaagggaaaaaaacataacAGTATGGTTACAAATGAATAGTCTTCATCTTACCTGAGACAAGTTTTGGCAGACATAGTCATAGCCATACCAAGGGACACCCATCACAAGCTTCTTAGGATCAATGCCCATGGCAATGTACTCTTCATATCCTAGttttgaagaaaataaaaactaaGATATATTACTGCACTTTCCCATGCTTCATTTTCTTACAACTAACCTACAGCCAAAGCCAGTATAGGACCTGCACGATGCCCAGAGAGAGGCTAATGATGCCCAGAGAGAGGCTAACGTGCAAGCTCTTCTTCCTACCTGCATTCTCCTAGACTAGGTCTATTCGGATCCTAGCAGCCGCTCTAGCTGCTCACACTCAAAACCAGTGATTTGTAGCAGCAGTTCACAAGGATGACAAATATTTCAGGTTCTTTGCAATCCCAGACAGAcaccattgaatcatagaatcagtcagggttggaagggaccacaagaaaaatctagttccaacccctctcccatgggcagggacaccctaccctagatcacaTAGATCATTGCTTTGACTGCCATTTGTTGTTCTAAAAGTATGTTTCATAATCACAAGGGCTAGAAAATGACAACATTACACAACTACTAAAGGTCTACCTGTAGTATCACTAGGATCTGAGATAACTTTTCATATTAGCACAACACATATTGGAGCACACTCAATAGCCTTAATACAACCAAAAAGCTTGTCTatgaaaaggcttttttttcctgtctattCATGTGAACGAATGCAAATGGTCTGACTTCTGGGTATGCATTTTATCCTTACCAACTAAAGTCTGCAGGTAAGGAGCATTGGCTTTTGCAATGCAGTCTGTCCAGATTTGGCTCTGTTCATCATAGGACATCACAAATAAGAAGTCACAAGCATCTGCAATCCCAGTGTAGTTGTAGCACCTTTTATCTATGCATGCTGGAGACCAAGCCACGTCAAATGTTACCTGAAAGAAAAATGCACGTGTTGGTTCCCTTTATGGCACACAGCATTCTTGTGTTCTCTTTGAAAAAGCTGCAACTCCTAAAGTCAGCACTTCTCACACATTGCAGTGCTTAACACACTGTGATACTACTGAACTACAAGAGACAGTGCTCAGCTGATAAAACAAGCACCAGATAAAAAACACTGAGTGCCCCTATTAATGAACTCAAAACACCAAAGAAATTCAAATAACATGAAAACCACACGATCAAAGCCAGGAAGCATGAAGCAAATCCTTAGAACTTTAGTGATGGATTTGCCAAAACATTGGCAAACTTTTGCAGCAGAGGGCTGTTATCTGCCCTACTTTCTAAAACTCGTTAAGCTACACTAATAACTGCCAGCTCACACATTGTACCTACAAATTTCAGTCCACCTCGTCTTCCATTTAAATTCATGCAGGTCAAAAAGAGTGATTCTTCTGACAGCATTATCACAGCTAACAATTCTAATGACCTATTCATGAGAGTACCATGAGGTAGATCTGCATACATGGTTCACCTTCATATGCTAAACAGCATTCTCAAAACTCCTTGCATTTCATGGACTTAATGTTTATAttaagatgtgatggtttgggtgttaccctgccccccccccacacacttaagaaaaatcatccagactagactcaggcgctggaaattgaagaattaAGCTTGTTCAcagcaagcaaatatttacaatacatacagctatacacagaaatatacaagttaaaaagtaatacagaaacacaacacccctcacAGCAACCTGAGTctgcaggaggggctcccaaccacccttccacctccttcccacccctagaccttaccccagactttgcgtTATGTTCAAGGTTAGCTTGGcgggtcagccaggggaggttaggaagcagaaggattagtcagacagcaaattaggttagagagagagaagtgcagcccaaaaagccagagagagcaaactcctttatctgtatttatgttcttgctttgatacatctcagcaagcctataagtgaagtagacatcaccactgtttccttttcacagcctatagtctaattcttctcaccaaaatatcccagctaggctcaaactagcacagaagtaCATTAATATTACCTGTGATCCTGGTATTTCTCTATGAAAAGCATCTGTAGTTTCTTTAACAAGCTCTGTTAGTGCATAATACTCAGGGGAGGTTTCATTAACTTCTTGTTCTATATCTATGTTAATTCCATCCATATACTGTTTCTTTGCAAGGTCGACCTGTTGGGATACCCACGCTGCTCTTTTAACAGGATCAACAATTTCGTTAAGAGGCACATCACCTAGACAAAGAGGACTTCAATAGTTAACATGTATTTGGACCACAGTAATTTTAAGGAGAAAAGGGTTGACTTTACTAAACCAGCAAGCAGAACTACAAAATAAATCCCCACACCTACATCAGTGAAATACAAAGGACTCAACTTCCTTCCCAAGCTGAGTTTTGAGAACCCAACCCAGATGAAATTATCAAGATTCCTCAAGACAGTGGTGTTCAAATTtaacttccttttttctttctttctgtaatCTTAATCACCTTACTTCTGCTTGGTTTTGCTGCTGCAAACTAGCTTTCTGGCAATCAAGGTACTTTTCAGTACATCCAGAGAGCCAGAGGGACTACATCTTGACGTTTAGACAGACATACTTTTATGTTTAACTTTGTTGCTTTCCACATTGTGTTGCTGGATTATGGTTTTGCCTCAGGAGTCAAACCTTGATTACGTCATGCACGCTGTAATGGACTTTGTCTTTCTACTCAGCATTTGTACCAGCACCAAGTTCCCAAGTACTCATGTTTTAAAACTAAACCCTCTGTATTAGGAAGTGGTTAAAGTGAAAAATACAAAAACTACTTAGAattccttcccctgccctgttTTGGGTACTGTGCTAACATGCAGAATACAGACCCAAATAAGCATCTTCCTCACTAGCTGCGATATTCCCTGTTGGATAACTTTCATTTAGATGTGACTGGAACGATTTTGTTACTGTGGCAGAAGCTGCAGGTGGCTTTCCTTTTGGCACCCTGCATACCAGGACATGCTGGTATTATTATCCTCCTATTAATTAATCCTCTTACTGGTTTTTAACACAGGGCATACAAGCGAACACGAAATGCCAAGCTATTAGTCACGTACATTATGTTCTGATTCATGTACCACACAGGTACCCGTATTTTTGCCACGTTAACCAACCTTTCAGTACTACCCTGGAGCCTTTAGAGTGCGCATAGCACATGAGCTCAGGATCGTACTTTCCAAAAGCTGCCACCGTTGTAATTTTTGACCAGTCGTAGGATTTCCAGGTTTCCTTTCCCACATCGAACACGAAGACCTGGAAAGGGAGTAAAAAAACACCCTCAGTAGCCCCTAAGTCTTCACGGGAGGACGATTACTTTCCATGTCTCTTAACAACGTGCACGACTTGTgtctctggaaagcagcttgtAGGCTGCCAGCCCCtagcagagctctggggctgcgcTGTGCCTGACAGCTGGGCCGGGCCGGCCGCGGTCCACACCAGCTGCCTGCACCGCTTAAGCCGGCAGCAGCGACAGCAAGCGAGCTCATGGCAGCTCGCACAGCTCATCCTACATCACAAGCACCTTAAAAAAAATCGATTGGACTTAGGTAGGCCAGAAACATCGGGCGCGGCGTGTCCTACGCGCTGCTAACGGCGCAGGCCGCCCCGGGCCCGGCCTGCCCTGCCGGCTGGCAGCGCCACGCTTCCCCCGCACCGCTCTCCCCAGCCGGCGGCACACCCCGGGGCCGAGCCGCCGGGGGACGCGCACCTCGAAGCCGCCAGTGCCCGTGACGGGGTGGCAAAGTCGGGGATCCTGGCAGGGGCACGCTCCGCCGGCGGGAccgcccagcacctgcagaaggCCGAGCGGCAGCAGCCACTGGCCCCACTGCCGCCCCATGGCGGCTCGCCGCTTCGGCGCCGGCGCTGCCGCCTGGGTCGCGCAGCTCCGCCCCGCAGCCCGCAGAGGAGCGCCGCGGGAAGCTGCCGCTGTGGCCCCGCCGAGGGTGGGGGTAAGCCTCGGCGGCTGCCCGGCAGCAATGGCAGAGCGCAGCCTTCCGGGTGGCGCGGCGGGCACCGCACCCCGCGGAGGGCTCAGCTTCGGGGAGCCGCTGGTTCACAGGGAAATGATCTCTACTGACCCTTTTTACAGAGCAACGGTTTATTAACAGGTCAAACTTCGCGAAGGGTGGCCAGAGTTATTTTCAAAACTCTAGAACTAGAGAAGGATgatctgaagggaacagaaccATGTCCGCACTGCCCAAAGCAGCCGTGTCCGCAGGGGCGCAGGCTGGCAGGGTTGACTGGCAGCCAGAAAGGAGCGGACGGTGTGAAGCGTCATGCCGGGCACGACTGGTGTTGGCAGGAACACGCTGTGTGCGCAGAAACTGTGCTCACGACATCCTCCGACTTCTTGTCCAGCCTAGCCTGGCCTTCCAGGTCGAGGGCGGAGTCTGTATACGAGAGGAGAGCAGGTTGTGTGAGGGGCATTTGAGCATCGAGGTACTCATGGGGTTAATAGAACCGTCGCTTTTTTCCCACAGGTACCCTTCTGCAGACTCACCAGCTGGTACACAGTGGAAGCCCACGGAAACGGGAACGGTCCTGGTTGCTGTACAGCCTTCTACACAGCGTAGAACAGGCTCCACAGAGAAGCATTTTGCTGCCTTCTTCTCAAATGCAACTGGCTTCTCAATTTTGACAAGTCTGCGCTGCAGCTTACAAGCTGTAAAACATCAGTTCTCTTAAAGGACCTACCGAATTTGTGTTAGTACCACGTTTTGGAATTGATTGGTAGAATGAGCAACAAAGGCCATGCATCAGCCAAATGGCACAAGCTACTTGAAACCAGTCTGATTTTGAAGTGAATTGATTTTCTGTCAGTGGCTTAGCCTGTAAGAAAATCAGGCACATGGAGCACAGTCTCAAGGACAAAGGCTTGCCAGATAGGATCTGGGTAACATACAGGTGTCCAATCCCCCCAGAAAAGATATGTGTGAAAACCTTGGCAACTGGCACTGAATTTATGCCCTAACTATGACAGCACTTCATGTTGGGGCAGTAGTGGCTCTTAGTCATCAGCGTATCCACTTCTACACTGTGCCTAGCATCACACCTGCCTTCCCATGGCTGGGTAACTTAGTCCTTAAGCTTTTGGGATCCAGGCTTTTCCAGACCAGTCCACTCAGAGGAGCTTGATCTAAAAACATACTCCAAAAATGCCATCacatgctcagagagctgggttACACACAAAATGTGATACACCTTAATGTTGATCATTGTGTTCATGTAGTTTTTGTATAGGACCTGGATGGTAAGAACACTCATTCCCAGGCTGAAGGTTTCAGATTATGATAATTTTTAGCTGAGAAAATTAAATCAGGCATTTCCCACCTCAGATGCCCTCTAATTTGATAGCTAAGGCTAGATATTGTTTATTTTTCTCAGGGAAACTAAAGGCCTGGAAATAACAATGGAAATAAGGGAGCTATTACGGGTGACATAAAATGTCTTTTGACAACAGTCAGACCATGTACTTTTCTTACTAATTTACCATCTTAGGTAGTTTCTGTCTGTAGCACATAAACTTCAGGTAGCTTAAGAAGTTGGTATGAAAATGTAACAGACTTAGAACTGCCAAACTCAGGAAAAACATTCCCCCTCCCCAATCTCTGGCCATTAATCATtaaaacagtgaaaaaaatattaTGATTATGCTACAAATATAACAAGTTTCTTAATGTCACTAATTAAAAGCCAAAGGCTTTAATGTATCTTAGACTCTTAGTACCTCCAGCACAGGGGTCTTCTGGGATTATCCAGGACTGCCCAAAACTCACTGCATCTTTAGCTAAATATTCACTGGGCATTTGATACTCCCTTTCCTTCTCAGCATCGTATTTCCCACAAAGGCCACATGTTTTTCCAGCCATCCAGAAAGCAACCTGAATCTTTGTGGAAATAAAACAGTGCACTTAATTGTTTTCATTCTCAAAATAGACCCACTGAAAATAATTTATGAAAGTACCTTGAGTCTATGCCCATCATAGTATAGTTTATCTATGCCATAGTCTGGGGCTTTTAGTGACAGGccttccttttccctgctgATCAGCATGCTTGCATCTGCAACGAGAAAGCCAGAAGAGATTTGAAAGGGAGTTATTGCTTTAGTGCCCAACCCGAACCATTTCTTAGATTCCCAGGAATCGAATGCAGGCTCTGATATACCTGAAAAGAGGCAGGGGAAGTGGGAAAGACAGTACTGCTCCCTGCCCCGGACAAGCCAGAGCCCTGTGACAAAGGTGGCTGTGGTCAGGGGACATCTAAATGCTCATTCTGCAGGTCTCTGTGATCAGCACAAGGTACCACAGCCCTGCATTATTTGAATTTCCCAGAGATAGACAAGATTAACATCTTGTCCTTTGCTCATGGAAGCTAGAATGAAGGTATGTTAAAatcatgggatcacaggatcttaggGATTCGAAGGGACccaagagatcatcgagtccaacccccctgccagagcaagacaatactatctaacactgaccacagaggaatgcatccagacaggccttgaaagtccccagagaaggagtctctaccacctccccggggagcctgttccagtgctctgggacccttagcgtaaataagttcccccttgtgttgaggcagaacctcttgtgctgcaacttacacccaatgctccttgtcctatcccagggaacaagtgagcagagcctctccccctgctcctggcagccttcagatacttatgaacatttatcaaatcctctctaagtcttcttttctccagactaaacagccccaggtccctcagcctctcctcataagccatgccctccagtccccagtcagcctcgtagccctccgctggaccctctccagcagatccctgtccctcttaaactggggagcccaaaactgaacgcagtattgaagatgaggtctcaccagggcagggcaaAATGACCTAATTGTTTCTCAAATTAGAGGGATCTCTACCTTTCAGTGTGCTTGCAGGATCACGTCCTCTCCTTCTTCAAGAGATGAGAGAATTTTAAATGAAATATAAAGATGAGTCTCTTACCAGAATGAGATGTATATGGGCCATCCGTTGGGGCTTGAACACCATTAATCTTCAACTGGATGAGTCCGTTGGAAACGTACATGTCAACCTCACTTCAAGTGAAGGAAATGAGCATGAGCAAATGCTTCTCAATCACCGTACTCAGCTCGCAGTTtctgttcctgatacaagcaGTACTACAGGGTGCTTACACCGTTCTGACCTTAATCACCTGCCACCCTTTAagaggaagactgagaggtccCGGGAAGGCATGCCAGGAGGAGTGCTCAAATACATCTTTCCCTGGCTTTACTCATCGCTGAGTGTCTGCTTGTGGCCACGGTTCAGGCTACAAGGACCCCTGCTGTGGAACAATGCCCCAGCTCTGGCGTTCGCAGAAATTGAAGGTGGTTTACATTTCAAAGGAAGATTAGATTCCCTACAGCGCTTCTCTTACAGCATGAATAGTCTCTGTACCTCAGTACTTTCTTCAGAGCAGTGGTTGCGCTAATGAAGAAATACGAAACTGAAGCACATCAAAAGCACATCCATACAGCTGCATGAAATGATTGGGAATGATAGAATGATGAGGAAAGTCTTTATCACGGAATGAAACAGGCATCCTTCTGTTCTTCCTCAAAACAGGTGCAGAGAATATgagtttctctgtttctctgtgctCAGTTAGGCACGCAATTTTCAGAAATGAATAATTAGCTGTAATGAAACCTTACAGATCAAAGCCTATTTATGGGCTTTGAAGAGCACTCCCTACAATGGTTTTGGTACATGTTGTCCCATGCAATTTTGAATATCAGACTATGCTTTCAAGGAAGAACCTCTGATGGCAGAGGTGATTGCTCCAAGATGAAACAAATCATGTTCTAAATTAATTTCAAATGGGTTATAACATTATGCAGAACTAAGGGATGACCTAGGAGTCCCTCTAATCTGGGATAACTAATTCCCTTTTTAGCTGTGTCCacttctcaacatctctcctgaagtAATTGTGGGTGCTAATTAGTTCTAATTATTAGCTTAGTGTAAGTGGCCAGATTAAACGGTTGCAAAAGTCCCTTTGGAATTTATTAGTTTGCCAACCTAATTACTAAGAGCTGAAATGAGATGGTTAAATACTAAGAAATTACCAACGAATTTGGAGCAGTTAAGATTTTAGGTTATCATGATCCTCAGGTGTATTTCAGAAGCACTTTTGAAAGATGAAGTCTCAAGTCCCAGTGATGTTCCTTGAATTCTTTCCATTCACTTCAGTAAATTTTGCATGAGTCTTGTGCTAGCACCAGTCTGCCCTAACAGTCTGCTCTTCACAATTACAGCCTGGCCAGCTTGACAGCTTTGTCGTTAAGTgagattgaggccccatccctggaggtgtttaagaccaggctggatgaggctctggccagcctgatctagggtaggatatccctgcccatggcaggggtgttggaactaggtgattcttgtggtcccttccaaccctgactaattctgtgattctaagttaaTGTTTACTTACTGGCTGGCGAGTCTGATGTTTATTGCTATAAGGTCAGCAGACTCTTCAGGTGTTTTCATCATCACCAGGAATTTCAGTTCTGAACTACAGTCCTGCACCAAGACATGGTAGCAATTTACAGGCATTGAATAGTTGAATTCCACTCCATTGAAAGTTGTGATGGTATTTTGGAAAACTGAACAGTgacctgaaaaaaagaaaaataaaaatcagtcaAAAGAAAGCCTTTCTAGTTTTTATGAATAAGTTATTTGGGTTTAGTTTGtaatttaaaaagaagaaaaaaagaaaacatttcctgGATTTACCTATTCTCACATAAAAGCTGATTCCTTCAGATGAATACTGGATTTGTACTTTTGTCCAtccccagagagcagcacaaCCCAGTCATAATTCAGTTATGCAAGATAAATTCTGCTTACAGCTGGTGCTGGTGCAACTCTGTTTGTGGCCTTTGACTTTTTTAACTTTGCTGTAGTCAATGTAATTTCTGAAATGTTGTTAACAATTTACGTATCATTCACACTTAAGGGACCTCACTAAAATGCTGCTACCTTTACTGAGTTGTAACCAGGATTAGAAATAGTTAGAAGCTCTGAAGGAGGAAAAGCCACACTAAAGTAAACTTATTCCTTTTTCACTGTAATGATAATTTGTTGGAAATCCTACCTGTTCTGATTAGAAATGATTTACAGCAATTTTAATTAACACAGATTAGTTCTGGTGTTTACCAAAGAAGTATGCATAGGTAAGATGTTACCCCACCAATTTCAAGCAAAATGTGACTCCTTATCCCAGGACCATACAAAGCTTTTCTGTTTAAAATTTACCCTAAGTAAACTTTAAAGTATAATATGATTTTCTCTTAACACAGCATTAATGAAACAATTATCCCTTAAATCAGTTGTAGGAGGTGAAATTGCCAAGGGAGGTCGTTGAGACCCCATTCtgggagatattcaaggtcaggctcaacagggctctgggcaacctgatctaatggagaatgtccctgttcactgcaagggggttgggctAGGTGACGTTTGGAGGTCCAGTCCCACCctaactattctatgattctattttatgattctgtgaaattaatATACATACTTTTATACACAATATATACTTAATACATATACTTTTGAAGCCATTTTAGCTTCTGTGTAACAGCACTAATGAAgcacagc
This window harbors:
- the CTBS gene encoding di-N-acetylchitobiase, which encodes MGRQWGQWLLPLGLLQVLGGPAGGACPCQDPRLCHPVTGTGGFEVFVFDVGKETWKSYDWSKITTVAAFGKYDPELMCYAHSKGSRVVLKGDVPLNEIVDPVKRAAWVSQQVDLAKKQYMDGINIDIEQEVNETSPEYYALTELVKETTDAFHREIPGSQVTFDVAWSPACIDKRCYNYTGIADACDFLFVMSYDEQSQIWTDCIAKANAPYLQTLVGYEEYIAMGIDPKKLVMGVPWYGYDYVCQNLSQDHVCSLFKVPFRGAPCSDAAGRQVPYRVIMKQANSSLSGVLWDEVQKSPFYEYKDSSGHFHQVWFDDPRSISLKAAYAKNRGLRGIGMWNGNSLDYSREAVAEQQTEAMWQALTP